From the genome of Streptomyces sp. V1I1, one region includes:
- the tesB gene encoding acyl-CoA thioesterase II: MNQALDDLLDLLDLEQIEQNIFRGRSRSAVVPRVFGGQVAAQALVAAGRTVPDDRTAHSLHSYFLRMGDPGAPIVYTVDRIRDGRSFTTRRVVAVQHGQPIFHLSASFQTYEEGLEHQAEMPAAPDPETLPTAAEMLPRYADRFVDPGVVDRFLEARAAVDLRYVDAPPYGTVGEAREPRSQVWFRANGKLADDSLLHVCLATYVSDMTLLDSVLLAHGRGGWAVGDVVGASLDHAMWFHRPFRADEWLLYDQESPSASGGRGLGQARIYTQDGRLAITVIQEGVVRVPRA; this comes from the coding sequence GTGAACCAAGCGCTCGACGACCTGCTCGATCTGCTCGACCTTGAGCAGATCGAGCAGAACATCTTCCGCGGCCGGTCCCGGTCCGCGGTGGTCCCGCGCGTCTTCGGCGGGCAGGTCGCGGCCCAGGCTCTCGTCGCCGCGGGCCGCACCGTGCCCGACGACCGCACGGCCCACTCCCTGCACTCGTACTTCCTGCGCATGGGCGACCCGGGCGCGCCGATCGTCTACACGGTCGACCGGATCCGCGACGGCCGCTCCTTCACCACCCGCCGGGTGGTGGCCGTGCAGCACGGGCAGCCGATCTTCCACCTCTCGGCGTCGTTCCAGACGTACGAGGAGGGGCTGGAGCACCAGGCGGAGATGCCGGCCGCGCCGGACCCGGAGACGCTGCCGACGGCGGCCGAGATGCTGCCGCGCTACGCGGACCGCTTCGTCGATCCGGGCGTGGTCGACCGTTTCCTGGAGGCGCGGGCGGCGGTCGATCTCCGGTACGTCGACGCCCCGCCGTACGGAACGGTCGGCGAGGCGCGCGAGCCGCGCTCGCAGGTCTGGTTCCGGGCGAACGGCAAGCTCGCCGACGACTCGCTGCTGCACGTCTGCCTCGCCACGTACGTCTCCGACATGACGCTGCTCGACTCGGTGCTGCTCGCGCACGGCCGCGGCGGCTGGGCGGTCGGCGATGTGGTGGGCGCCTCGCTCGACCACGCGATGTGGTTCCACCGCCCCTTCAGGGCGGACGAGTGGCTGCTCTACGACCAGGAGTCACCGTCGGCGTCCGGCGGCCGGGGTCTGGGCCAGGCGCGGATCTACACGCAGGACGGGCGGCTGGCGATCACCGTCATCCAGGAGGGCGTCGTTCGCGTACCCCGCGCCTGA
- a CDS encoding acyl-CoA dehydrogenase family protein: protein MSLDHRLSAEHEELRRTVEAFAHDVVAPKIGDFYERHEFPYEIVREMGRMGLFGLPFPEEYGGMGGDYLALGIALEELARVDSSVAITLEAGVSLGAMPLHLFGTEEQKRQWLPRLCSGEILGAFGLTEPGAGSDAGGTRTTAVRDGDEWVINGSKCFITNSGTDITGLVTVTAVTGRTDGGKPQISSIIVPSGTPGFTVAAPYSKVGWNASDTRELSFDEVRVPLANLLGEEGRGYAQFLRILDEGRIAISALATGLAQGCVDESVKYARERHAFGRPIGANQAIQFKIADMEMRAHMARVGWRDAASRLVRGEPFKKEAALAKLYSSTIAVDNAREATQIHGGYGFMNEYPVARMWRDSKILEIGEGTSEVQRMLIARELGLPA from the coding sequence ATGTCGCTCGACCACCGGCTCTCCGCCGAACACGAGGAACTCCGCCGTACCGTCGAGGCGTTCGCGCACGACGTCGTGGCGCCCAAGATCGGCGACTTCTACGAGCGCCATGAGTTCCCGTACGAAATCGTCCGCGAGATGGGCCGCATGGGCCTGTTCGGACTGCCCTTCCCCGAGGAGTACGGCGGCATGGGCGGCGACTACCTCGCCCTCGGCATCGCCCTGGAGGAACTGGCCCGCGTCGACTCGTCCGTCGCGATCACCCTCGAAGCGGGCGTCTCGCTCGGCGCGATGCCCCTGCATCTGTTCGGTACCGAGGAGCAGAAGCGGCAGTGGCTCCCCCGCCTGTGCTCCGGCGAGATCCTCGGCGCGTTCGGCCTGACCGAGCCGGGCGCGGGCTCGGACGCCGGCGGCACCCGCACCACGGCCGTGCGGGACGGCGACGAGTGGGTGATCAACGGCTCCAAGTGCTTCATCACCAATTCCGGTACGGACATCACGGGCCTGGTCACGGTCACCGCGGTCACCGGCCGCACCGACGGGGGGAAGCCGCAGATCTCCTCGATCATCGTCCCGTCCGGCACCCCGGGCTTCACTGTCGCCGCCCCCTACTCCAAGGTCGGGTGGAACGCCTCGGACACCCGTGAGCTGTCCTTCGACGAAGTCCGGGTACCGCTCGCCAATCTGCTCGGCGAGGAGGGCCGTGGCTACGCCCAGTTCCTGCGCATCCTCGACGAGGGCCGGATCGCCATCTCCGCGCTCGCCACGGGCCTCGCTCAGGGCTGTGTGGACGAGTCCGTGAAGTACGCGCGGGAGCGGCACGCCTTCGGGCGGCCGATCGGCGCCAACCAGGCCATCCAGTTCAAGATCGCCGACATGGAGATGCGGGCCCATATGGCCCGGGTCGGCTGGCGCGACGCGGCGTCCCGGCTGGTGCGGGGCGAGCCGTTCAAGAAGGAGGCGGCGCTGGCCAAGCTGTACTCCTCGACGATCGCGGTGGACAACGCCCGCGAGGCCACCCAGATCCACGGCGGCTACGGCTTCATGAACGAGTACCCGGTGGCCAGGATGTGGCGCGACTCCAAGATCCTGGAGATCGGCGAGGGCACGAGCGAGGTACAACGGATGCTGATCGCACGGGAGTTGGGCCTGCCCGCCTGA
- a CDS encoding phosphatase, translating to MPIPSRAALVDHLVRTRIAGDVATPRDNNLSHYRKLANGDRHFWLGLELGDRWTDEQDVLAVMAERCGVNDDPQHRAGQDTIDPELTVDALDRLAARLRKAAAGQERVLFATGHPGGLLDVHRQTADALRAAGCEIVRIPGGLTADEGMVVQFADIAMLERGATLWHTHSPAPMAAILDALEREGRPQPDLVVADHGWAGCAGQRGLDSVGYADCNDPALFIGEAEGTLQVVVPLDDHVTDPRFYDPMAEYLLDAAGLTSRG from the coding sequence ATGCCGATACCCAGCCGTGCCGCCCTTGTCGACCACCTCGTCCGCACACGTATCGCCGGAGACGTCGCCACCCCCCGCGACAACAACCTCTCCCACTACCGCAAGCTCGCCAACGGCGACCGTCACTTCTGGCTCGGCCTGGAGCTCGGCGACCGGTGGACCGATGAGCAGGATGTGCTCGCCGTGATGGCCGAGCGGTGCGGTGTCAACGACGATCCCCAGCACCGGGCCGGGCAGGACACCATCGACCCCGAGCTGACCGTCGACGCCCTGGACCGACTGGCCGCCCGGCTGCGCAAGGCCGCCGCCGGGCAGGAGCGGGTGCTGTTCGCGACCGGGCATCCCGGCGGGCTGCTGGATGTCCACAGACAGACCGCCGACGCGCTGCGGGCCGCCGGGTGCGAGATCGTACGGATTCCGGGCGGGCTCACCGCCGACGAGGGAATGGTGGTCCAGTTCGCGGACATCGCGATGCTGGAGCGCGGCGCGACCCTGTGGCACACGCACTCCCCGGCGCCCATGGCCGCGATCCTGGACGCGCTCGAGCGGGAGGGACGCCCGCAGCCCGACCTGGTGGTGGCGGACCACGGCTGGGCCGGGTGCGCGGGGCAGCGGGGTCTGGACTCCGTCGGGTACGCGGACTGCAACGACCCCGCGCTCTTCATCGGGGAGGCGGAGGGAACCCTCCAGGTGGTGGTGCCCCTGGACGACCACGTCACGGATCCCCGCTTCTACGACCCGATGGCCGAGTACCTGCTGGACGCGGCGGGGCTGACGTCCCGGGGCTGA
- a CDS encoding siderophore-interacting protein produces MTTTAEIAPFRFFDLKVVRTRRLGPSMVRVTFGGEDLKHFTTGGRDQSLSLFLPHPGQEAPVVPVDAGDGSAIFAAWRALPDDVRAVMRSYTVREQRQLPGEAGEVDIDFALHEDGGPACRWAGQATPGHRVMVLGPAVADNTAVRCRPPEDTDWVLIWADETALPAAAAILEWLPAGMKARVWLEVQHTEDRQDLRTAADARITWLVREEGAPSALEAVSAAELPEGTGYAWIAGESGSVKALRRHLVRERELDRRRVTFVGYWKRGVSEDGLREEAETGAVDEAGAVDEADDATEADNATAM; encoded by the coding sequence ATGACGACAACGGCCGAGATCGCCCCGTTCCGCTTCTTCGACCTGAAGGTTGTACGGACCAGGCGGCTCGGCCCGTCCATGGTCCGCGTCACCTTCGGGGGCGAGGACCTCAAGCACTTCACCACCGGGGGCCGCGACCAGTCCCTGTCGCTGTTCCTGCCGCACCCGGGCCAGGAAGCGCCCGTCGTGCCCGTCGACGCCGGTGACGGCAGCGCGATATTCGCCGCCTGGCGTGCGCTGCCCGACGACGTACGGGCCGTGATGCGCTCGTACACCGTGCGCGAGCAGCGCCAACTGCCGGGCGAGGCAGGCGAGGTGGACATCGACTTCGCACTGCACGAGGACGGCGGTCCCGCCTGCCGCTGGGCCGGCCAGGCCACGCCCGGACACCGCGTGATGGTGCTCGGCCCGGCCGTCGCCGACAACACCGCAGTGCGCTGCCGGCCGCCCGAGGACACCGACTGGGTGCTGATCTGGGCCGACGAGACGGCCCTGCCGGCCGCCGCGGCGATCCTTGAGTGGCTGCCGGCCGGAATGAAGGCCCGGGTCTGGCTGGAGGTGCAGCACACCGAGGACCGCCAGGACCTGCGGACCGCGGCGGACGCCCGGATCACCTGGCTGGTACGGGAGGAGGGCGCGCCGTCCGCCCTGGAGGCGGTCAGCGCGGCCGAGTTGCCCGAGGGCACCGGGTACGCCTGGATCGCGGGCGAGTCGGGCAGCGTGAAGGCGCTCCGCCGCCATCTGGTGCGCGAGCGCGAACTCGACCGCCGCCGCGTCACATTCGTCGGCTACTGGAAGCGCGGCGTGAGCGAGGACGGCCTCCGCGAGGAGGCTGAGACC
- a CDS encoding ABC transporter substrate-binding protein encodes MPNARASHLTRRGLLTAGSALGLGVALAACSKSDDKGGAGKGAEKSGPWKFQDDRGTAVELKSVPKNIVAFTGTAAALHDYGVEVKGVFGPTKTKDGKPDVQAGDLDISKVKIVGNVYGEFNIEQYAALAPELLITNMWAKNDPWYVPPQSKDKIMKLAPSVLLWAAETTMARALERHAELAESLGGDVKGKKAADAKARFEKAAARLRAAAKAKPNIKVLIGSGSQELFYVSVPKTSADTLYFQELGVKFVEPKPNAQGFFEELSWENAGKYGADIIILDNRTGTLQPDSLTKKPTWGKLPAVKAGQVIPRVTEPIYSYDKCAPILEDLAKAIETAKKVA; translated from the coding sequence ATGCCCAACGCCCGAGCTTCCCATCTCACCCGTCGCGGCCTGCTCACCGCGGGCAGCGCCCTCGGGCTCGGCGTCGCACTGGCCGCCTGCAGCAAGAGCGACGACAAGGGCGGCGCGGGCAAGGGCGCCGAGAAGTCCGGCCCCTGGAAGTTCCAGGACGACCGCGGTACGGCGGTCGAGCTGAAGTCCGTCCCGAAGAACATCGTCGCCTTCACCGGCACCGCCGCAGCCCTCCACGACTACGGCGTCGAGGTCAAGGGCGTGTTCGGCCCGACCAAGACCAAGGACGGCAAGCCCGACGTCCAGGCCGGTGACCTCGACATCAGCAAGGTCAAGATCGTCGGCAATGTCTACGGCGAGTTCAACATCGAGCAGTACGCGGCCCTCGCCCCCGAGCTGCTGATCACCAACATGTGGGCCAAGAACGACCCGTGGTACGTCCCGCCGCAGTCCAAGGACAAGATCATGAAGCTGGCCCCCAGCGTTCTGCTGTGGGCGGCCGAGACCACGATGGCCAGGGCCCTGGAGCGCCACGCCGAGCTCGCCGAATCCCTCGGCGGCGACGTCAAGGGCAAGAAGGCCGCCGACGCCAAGGCGCGCTTCGAGAAGGCCGCGGCCCGGTTGCGCGCGGCCGCCAAGGCCAAGCCGAACATCAAGGTCCTGATCGGCTCCGGCAGCCAGGAACTCTTCTACGTCTCCGTCCCCAAGACGTCCGCCGACACCCTGTACTTCCAGGAGCTGGGCGTGAAGTTCGTGGAGCCGAAGCCGAACGCGCAGGGCTTCTTCGAGGAGCTCAGCTGGGAGAACGCCGGCAAGTACGGCGCCGACATCATCATCCTGGACAACCGCACCGGGACCCTTCAGCCCGACTCCCTGACCAAGAAGCCGACCTGGGGCAAGCTGCCCGCCGTCAAGGCCGGACAGGTCATTCCGCGCGTCACCGAGCCGATCTACTCCTACGACAAGTGCGCGCCGATCCTCGAAGACCTGGCCAAGGCCATCGAGACTGCGAAGAAGGTCGCCTGA
- a CDS encoding TetR/AcrR family transcriptional regulator: MTTRTDAPTRREQILKEAARLFAERGFHGVGVDEIGAAVGISGPGLYRHFPGKDAMLAELLVGISERLLSGGRLRVEEAAADPELLLASLIDGHIDFALDDRPLITLHDRELDRLRDSDRKLVRQLQRQYVELWVTAVRELHPDVAESEARAAVHAVFGLLNSTPHLGSYGGGLPGRAATETLLRRLAHGAFASLAG, translated from the coding sequence ATGACCACCAGGACGGATGCCCCCACGCGCCGCGAACAGATCCTCAAGGAGGCCGCGCGCCTGTTCGCCGAGCGCGGCTTCCACGGCGTCGGCGTCGACGAGATAGGGGCGGCCGTCGGCATCAGCGGACCCGGCCTGTACCGCCACTTCCCCGGCAAGGACGCGATGCTCGCGGAGCTGCTGGTGGGCATCAGTGAACGCCTGCTCAGCGGCGGCCGGCTCCGCGTCGAGGAGGCGGCCGCCGACCCCGAGTTGCTGCTCGCCTCGCTCATCGACGGGCACATCGACTTCGCGCTCGACGACCGCCCGCTGATCACGCTCCACGACCGCGAGCTGGACCGGCTGCGCGACAGCGACCGCAAGCTGGTGCGGCAGTTGCAGCGGCAGTACGTCGAGCTGTGGGTCACGGCGGTCCGCGAACTCCACCCGGATGTCGCGGAGTCGGAGGCCAGGGCGGCGGTCCACGCGGTGTTCGGCCTGCTCAACTCCACGCCGCACCTGGGCTCGTACGGCGGCGGCCTGCCGGGCCGCGCGGCGACGGAGACGCTGCTGCGGCGCTTGGCACACGGGGCGTTCGCGTCACTGGCGGGCTGA
- a CDS encoding biotin carboxylase N-terminal domain-containing protein — translation MFSTVLVANRGEIAVRVIRTLRALGVRSVAVFSDADADARHVREADTAVRIGPAPAAESYLSVERLLEAAARTGAEAVHPGYGFLAENAGFAQACADAGLVFIGPPASAISLMGDKIRAKETVQAAGVPVVPGSSGSGLTDDQLAAAAREIGMPVLLKPSAGGGGKGMRLTRVESVLLEEIAAARREARASFGDDTLLVERWIDRPRHIEIQVLADGHGNVVHLGERECSLQRRHQKIIEEAPSVLLDPETRAAMGEAAVQAARSCGYRGAGTVEFIVPGNDPSSYFFMEMNTRLQVEHPVTELAVSITGRGGLDLVEWQLRVAAGEQLPFAQRDISLTGHAIEARICAEDPARGFLPSGGTVLALREPQGDGVRTDSGLSEGTEVGSLYDPMLSKVIAHGPDRATALRRLRAALAETVTLGVPTNAGFLRRLVAHPSVVSGDLDTGLVEREADGLVPSGIPDEVYEAAAAGRLAELTPQRGAGWTDPFSVPSGWRMGGRPAPVTHWFRVPGLDAVAYEVRDRSSHRVEADRVSVTLDGVVHTFWRAGDWLGRDGDSWHVQDHDPVAASLTGAARAGADTLAAPMPGTVTVVKVAVGDEVAAGQSLLVVEAMKMEHVISAPHAGTVTELDVTAGSTVAMDQVLAVVTPHEEDER, via the coding sequence ATGTTCAGCACAGTTCTTGTCGCCAACCGGGGCGAGATCGCGGTCCGGGTCATTCGTACGCTGCGCGCCTTGGGCGTCCGCTCGGTCGCCGTCTTCAGCGACGCGGACGCGGACGCGAGGCATGTACGGGAGGCGGACACGGCGGTCCGTATCGGCCCCGCACCCGCGGCCGAGAGCTATCTCAGCGTGGAGCGCCTGCTGGAGGCCGCGGCCCGTACCGGCGCCGAGGCCGTCCACCCCGGCTACGGCTTCCTCGCGGAGAACGCCGGCTTCGCGCAGGCCTGCGCCGACGCGGGCCTGGTCTTCATCGGGCCGCCCGCCTCGGCGATCTCGCTGATGGGCGACAAGATCCGCGCAAAAGAAACCGTGCAGGCGGCGGGCGTGCCGGTGGTGCCTGGCTCGTCCGGCTCCGGCCTGACGGACGACCAACTGGCCGCCGCTGCCCGGGAGATCGGCATGCCGGTGCTGCTGAAGCCCTCGGCGGGCGGCGGCGGCAAGGGCATGCGCCTGACCCGGGTCGAGTCGGTGCTCCTGGAGGAGATCGCGGCGGCCCGCCGGGAGGCGCGTGCCTCGTTCGGCGACGACACCCTCCTTGTGGAGCGGTGGATCGACCGCCCCCGGCACATCGAGATCCAGGTGCTGGCGGACGGCCACGGCAATGTGGTCCACCTCGGCGAGCGCGAGTGCTCGCTCCAGCGCCGCCACCAGAAGATCATCGAGGAGGCGCCGAGCGTCCTGCTCGATCCGGAAACCCGTGCCGCGATGGGCGAGGCGGCCGTGCAGGCGGCGCGTTCGTGCGGCTACCGGGGCGCGGGCACGGTGGAGTTCATCGTCCCGGGCAACGACCCCTCCTCGTACTTCTTCATGGAGATGAACACCCGCCTCCAGGTCGAGCACCCGGTGACGGAGCTGGCTGTGTCGATCACGGGAAGGGGCGGCCTCGACCTGGTGGAGTGGCAGCTGCGGGTCGCGGCGGGCGAGCAACTGCCGTTCGCCCAGCGGGACATCAGCCTCACCGGCCATGCGATCGAGGCCCGTATCTGCGCGGAGGACCCTGCCCGCGGCTTCCTGCCCTCGGGCGGCACGGTGCTCGCCCTGCGCGAACCGCAGGGCGACGGCGTGCGCACCGACTCCGGCCTCAGCGAGGGCACGGAGGTCGGCAGCCTGTACGACCCGATGCTGTCGAAGGTCATCGCCCACGGCCCGGACCGCGCGACGGCCCTGCGCCGCCTGCGCGCGGCCCTCGCCGAGACGGTCACCCTCGGCGTCCCGACCAACGCGGGGTTCCTGCGCCGTCTGGTGGCCCACCCGTCGGTCGTCTCGGGCGACCTGGACACGGGCCTGGTGGAGCGCGAGGCGGACGGACTCGTGCCGTCCGGGATCCCGGACGAGGTGTACGAAGCCGCGGCCGCGGGACGGCTCGCCGAGCTGACCCCGCAGCGGGGCGCGGGCTGGACCGACCCCTTCTCCGTGCCGAGCGGCTGGCGCATGGGCGGCCGGCCTGCCCCTGTAACGCACTGGTTCCGTGTGCCGGGACTCGACGCGGTGGCCTATGAGGTACGGGATCGCAGCAGCCACCGTGTCGAGGCCGACCGGGTCTCTGTCACCCTCGACGGCGTGGTCCACACCTTCTGGCGGGCCGGCGACTGGCTCGGCAGGGACGGTGACTCCTGGCACGTCCAGGACCACGACCCCGTCGCCGCCTCCCTCACCGGCGCCGCGCGTGCCGGGGCCGACACGCTGGCCGCGCCCATGCCCGGGACCGTCACGGTCGTCAAGGTCGCCGTCGGGGACGAGGTCGCCGCCGGCCAGAGTCTGCTGGTCGTCGAGGCGATGAAGATGGAGCACGTCATCTCCGCCCCGCACGCCGGCACCGTCACCGAGCTCGATGTGACCGCGGGCTCCACCGTCGCCATGGACCAGGTGCTGGCCGTGGTCACCCCGCACGAGGAGGACGAGCGATGA
- a CDS encoding hydroxymethylglutaryl-CoA lyase, translating into MTGRLPMGFPAQDLPPRVRIHEVGPRDGLQNEKTVVPTEIKAEFIHRLADAGLTTVEATSFVHPDWVPQLADAEQLFPLLGDIRGVGLPVLVPNARGLDRAMALGARRIAVFGSATETFAKRNLNRTIDESLSMFAPVVAKARADKIHVRGYLSMCFGDPWEGPVPVHQVVQVAKRLMDLGCDELSLGDTIGVATPGHVQSLLAELNEEGVPTSAIGVHFHDTYGQALSNTFAALQHGVTTVDASAGGLGGCPYAKSATGNLATEDLVWMLNGLGIETGVDLGRLTATSVWLAGQLGRPSPSRTVRALSHKES; encoded by the coding sequence ATGACCGGCCGACTGCCGATGGGGTTCCCGGCGCAGGACCTGCCGCCCCGGGTGCGCATCCACGAAGTGGGCCCGCGCGACGGTTTGCAGAACGAGAAGACGGTCGTACCGACCGAGATCAAGGCGGAGTTCATCCACCGCCTGGCCGACGCCGGACTGACCACCGTCGAGGCGACCAGCTTTGTGCACCCCGACTGGGTGCCCCAACTGGCCGACGCCGAGCAGTTGTTCCCCCTCCTCGGCGACATCAGGGGCGTCGGCCTGCCCGTCCTCGTGCCGAACGCCCGCGGGCTCGACCGCGCCATGGCACTCGGCGCGCGCCGTATCGCCGTGTTCGGAAGCGCGACCGAGACCTTCGCGAAGCGCAACCTCAACCGCACGATCGACGAGTCGCTCTCCATGTTCGCGCCGGTCGTCGCCAAGGCCCGCGCCGACAAGATCCACGTGCGCGGCTATCTCTCGATGTGCTTCGGCGACCCGTGGGAGGGGCCCGTCCCCGTCCATCAGGTCGTCCAGGTCGCCAAGCGGCTCATGGACCTCGGCTGCGACGAGCTGAGCCTGGGCGACACCATCGGCGTGGCCACGCCCGGCCATGTGCAGAGCCTGCTCGCCGAGCTCAACGAGGAGGGCGTGCCCACCTCCGCGATCGGCGTGCACTTCCACGACACGTACGGGCAGGCCCTCTCCAACACTTTCGCCGCGCTGCAGCACGGTGTGACCACCGTGGACGCCTCCGCGGGCGGCCTCGGCGGCTGCCCGTACGCGAAGAGCGCGACCGGAAATCTCGCCACCGAGGACCTCGTGTGGATGCTCAACGGCCTCGGCATCGAAACCGGGGTCGACCTCGGCCGGCTCACCGCCACCAGCGTCTGGCTGGCCGGACAACTGGGGCGACCGAGCCCCTCCCGCACCGTTCGCGCCCTCTCCCACAAGGAGTCGTAG
- a CDS encoding carboxyl transferase domain-containing protein translates to MQQAPVLASAADPASPAWQANEAAHQELADALRAKLAAARLGGGEKARARHTARGKLLPRDRVDTLLDPGSPFLELAPLAAEGMYDGQAPAAGVIAGIGRVSGREVVVVANDATVKGGTYYPMTVKKHLRAQEVALENRLPCVYLVDSGGAFLPMQDEVFPDREHFGRIFYNQARMSGAGIPQIAAVLGSCTAGGAYVPAMSDEAVIVRNQGTIFLGGPPLVKAATGEVVTAEELGGGEVHSRISGVTDHLAEDDAHALRIVRNIVATLPERGPLPWSVEPAEEPKVDPAGLYGAVPVDSRTPYDVREVIARIVDGSRFAEFKSEFGTTLITGFARIHGHPVGIVANNGILFSESAQKGAHFIELCDQRGIPLLFLQNISGFMVGRDYEAGGIAKHGAKMVTAVACTRVPKLTVVVGGSYGAGNYSMCGRAYSPRFLWMWPNAKISVMGGEQAASVLATVKRDQLEGRGEQWPAAEEQAFKEPIRAQYEQQGNAYYATARLWDDGVIDPLETRQVLGLALTACANAPLTDPAFGVFRM, encoded by the coding sequence ATGCAGCAGGCACCCGTGCTGGCGAGCGCGGCGGACCCCGCCTCCCCGGCCTGGCAGGCCAACGAGGCGGCGCACCAGGAGCTGGCCGACGCCCTGCGCGCCAAGCTGGCCGCGGCCCGCCTCGGCGGCGGCGAAAAGGCCCGGGCCCGCCACACCGCCCGCGGGAAGCTGCTGCCGCGCGACCGCGTGGACACCCTCCTCGACCCGGGCTCGCCCTTCCTGGAGCTCGCCCCGCTAGCCGCGGAGGGGATGTACGACGGCCAGGCCCCGGCCGCCGGAGTGATCGCCGGTATCGGCCGGGTCAGCGGCCGTGAGGTGGTCGTCGTCGCCAATGACGCCACCGTCAAGGGCGGCACGTACTACCCGATGACGGTCAAGAAGCACCTGCGCGCCCAGGAGGTGGCGCTGGAGAACCGCCTGCCCTGTGTGTATCTGGTGGACTCGGGCGGCGCCTTCCTGCCCATGCAGGACGAGGTCTTCCCCGACCGCGAGCACTTCGGGCGGATCTTCTACAACCAGGCCCGGATGTCCGGCGCCGGCATCCCGCAGATTGCGGCGGTCCTCGGCTCCTGCACGGCCGGCGGGGCATACGTCCCGGCGATGAGCGACGAGGCTGTGATCGTGCGCAACCAGGGCACGATCTTCCTCGGCGGCCCGCCCCTGGTGAAGGCCGCGACCGGCGAGGTGGTCACGGCGGAGGAGCTGGGCGGCGGCGAGGTCCACTCCCGGATCTCCGGCGTCACCGACCATCTCGCAGAGGACGACGCACACGCGCTGCGGATCGTACGGAACATCGTGGCGACGCTCCCCGAGCGCGGCCCGCTCCCCTGGTCGGTCGAACCGGCCGAGGAGCCGAAGGTGGACCCCGCCGGGCTGTACGGCGCGGTGCCGGTGGACTCCCGCACCCCCTACGACGTACGCGAAGTGATCGCCCGGATCGTGGACGGCTCCCGGTTCGCGGAGTTCAAGTCGGAGTTCGGCACGACGCTGATCACCGGCTTCGCCCGGATCCACGGCCACCCGGTCGGCATCGTCGCCAACAACGGCATCCTGTTCTCCGAGTCCGCCCAGAAGGGCGCGCACTTCATCGAGCTGTGCGACCAGCGCGGCATTCCCCTGCTCTTCCTTCAGAACATCTCGGGCTTCATGGTCGGCCGGGACTACGAGGCGGGCGGCATCGCCAAGCACGGCGCGAAGATGGTCACGGCGGTGGCCTGCACCCGCGTGCCGAAGCTGACGGTCGTAGTCGGCGGCTCGTACGGCGCAGGGAACTACTCGATGTGCGGCCGGGCGTACTCCCCGCGCTTCCTGTGGATGTGGCCCAACGCCAAGATCTCCGTGATGGGCGGCGAGCAGGCGGCGTCGGTGCTGGCCACGGTGAAGCGGGACCAGCTGGAAGGCCGCGGCGAGCAGTGGCCGGCCGCCGAGGAACAGGCCTTCAAGGAGCCGATCCGAGCGCAGTACGAACAACAGGGCAATGCTTATTACGCGACGGCCAGGCTGTGGGACGACGGCGTGATCGACCCCCTGGAGACCCGGCAGGTGCTGGGCCTCGCGCTCACGGCCTGCGCCAATGCCCCGCTGACCGACCCCGCCTTCGGCGTCTTCCGGATGTGA